One part of the Candidatus Borreliella tachyglossi genome encodes these proteins:
- a CDS encoding FGGY-family carbohydrate kinase produces MNVLSIDIGTSTLKSALINSHYGVLKSCDISYFDYFNVDFENFDYKIWIFALKRAISSFRDKKIDCISISGISPCLIALDSDLIPLEVLHWNSSKVVGKFRGKSAFLPFVLSTLERGIYDKVRYFVSCFEYFIYLLTDNLITSYPSPAYIPFIWNDIEIREYNLDKNKFPPFLRMGESAGRVTDTASIEFGIKSGIEVINAGMDYLSVLIGSGALFSGILSNRTGTSEGFNFVSDTYLLGFALEYPYFLDGLFIIGRIVPSGYLMQLLKDRFFKRDRSFKKFFEAISKVNDLDDIYFYPNKRELFSDHILVDATVRENLSKGIFGKLDNPLHMGIAILESSYFSFYNRILQLRSFKKEVLDIVVSGSNSDNLFLNELKANIIGRDLTIFEFKHSEIIGNAILAFCALREFESLETAFKKIAKLNQVIPFSTSAHERYLEKYQKYVSNFDLFINS; encoded by the coding sequence ATGAATGTGCTAAGTATTGATATTGGTACTAGTACTTTGAAATCTGCTTTAATTAATTCTCATTATGGGGTTTTGAAGAGTTGTGATATAAGTTATTTTGATTATTTTAATGTTGATTTTGAAAACTTTGATTATAAGATATGGATCTTTGCTTTAAAGAGGGCAATTTCTAGTTTTAGAGATAAAAAAATAGATTGTATTTCTATTAGCGGTATTTCTCCATGTCTAATAGCTCTTGATTCAGATTTAATTCCATTAGAAGTGTTGCACTGGAACTCTTCTAAGGTGGTTGGTAAGTTTAGGGGCAAATCAGCCTTTTTGCCTTTTGTACTTAGCACACTTGAGAGGGGAATTTATGATAAGGTGAGATATTTTGTATCTTGCTTTGAATATTTTATTTATTTGCTTACAGATAATCTCATTACAAGCTATCCAAGTCCAGCTTATATCCCTTTTATTTGGAATGACATTGAAATAAGAGAGTATAATCTTGATAAAAATAAGTTTCCTCCTTTCCTAAGGATGGGTGAAAGTGCTGGCAGGGTTACTGATACTGCTAGTATTGAATTTGGTATTAAGAGTGGCATAGAAGTAATTAATGCAGGCATGGATTACTTAAGTGTTCTTATTGGGAGTGGAGCATTATTTTCTGGAATTTTATCAAATAGGACAGGTACAAGTGAAGGTTTTAATTTTGTTTCAGATACATATTTATTGGGATTTGCTTTAGAATATCCTTACTTTTTAGATGGCTTGTTCATTATTGGAAGAATAGTTCCTTCTGGATATTTAATGCAATTGCTTAAGGATAGATTTTTTAAACGAGACAGGTCTTTTAAAAAATTTTTTGAAGCAATTTCTAAAGTAAATGATTTGGATGATATTTATTTTTATCCAAACAAGAGAGAGCTTTTCTCTGACCATATTTTAGTAGATGCAACAGTAAGAGAGAATTTAAGTAAAGGTATTTTTGGGAAATTAGATAATCCGCTACATATGGGAATTGCAATCTTGGAGTCTTCTTATTTTTCCTTTTATAATAGAATATTACAGCTTAGATCTTTTAAGAAAGAAGTCTTAGATATTGTTGTGAGTGGTTCCAATTCAGATAATTTGTTTTTAAATGAGCTAAAAGCTAATATTATTGGTAGAGATTTAACGATTTTTGAATTTAAACATTCAGAGATTATCGGAAATGCGATTTTGGCTTTCTGTGCCTTAAGAGAGTTTGAGAGCTTGGAGACGGCATTTAAAAAAATTGCTAAACTTAACCAGGTAATACCCTTTAGCACTAGTGCTCATGAACGTTATTTAGAGAAATATCAAAAGTATGTTTCTAATTTTGATTTATTTATTAATAGTTAA
- a CDS encoding SPOR domain-containing protein has protein sequence MKDSDENNNKGFLVALTSIIAVCTIIFLGIIIFFPNKNLASDIASKNIILQEIKDEKVLDKKNDEDTLNITDNSNEIIIDLTKEINKDKSLSSDLNNKTPIRKQESQAIKQSSTNIVTLQKPKTIAKTKKTTKAQNKNSLENKYDPSKEYYIQYASLSDPISADNNIQELMKYKINAKIYSATVNDKDLYRVRSGPYKTISEAKLDLKKISRLSSFKEAYILTINK, from the coding sequence ATGAAAGATTCGGATGAAAATAACAACAAGGGATTCTTAGTAGCATTAACTTCAATTATAGCCGTTTGTACAATTATATTCCTTGGAATAATTATTTTCTTTCCAAATAAAAATCTAGCATCTGACATTGCGAGTAAAAATATTATTTTACAAGAAATAAAAGATGAAAAAGTTTTAGATAAGAAAAATGACGAAGACACCTTAAACATAACTGACAATTCAAATGAAATTATAATTGACCTTACAAAAGAAATCAATAAAGATAAAAGCTTGAGCAGTGATTTAAATAATAAAACCCCTATTAGGAAACAAGAATCACAAGCCATCAAACAATCCAGCACAAATATAGTAACGCTTCAGAAACCAAAAACAATTGCAAAGACTAAAAAAACAACAAAAGCTCAAAATAAAAATAGCCTTGAGAATAAATATGACCCTAGCAAAGAATACTATATACAATATGCATCACTATCAGACCCAATTTCTGCTGATAATAATATTCAGGAACTAATGAAATACAAAATAAATGCAAAAATCTATTCAGCCACAGTAAATGATAAAGACCTCTACAGAGTCAGATCTGGTCCTTACAAAACCATCTCAGAAGCAAAATTAGATCTTAAAAAAATATCAAGGTTAAGCTCGTTTAAAGAAGCCTATATATTAACTATTAATAAATAA